AAACTAAATTTTCTAGTGAGTATAATAGAGCATTTTGTAAGATAAATGAGAAAGAGCATTAAAATCACTACTGCATACATGTTGCTCTATTGCTATataacgcacacacacattctgtctctctctgtctctgtctctctctctctctctctcccaccctctctcctccttctctttctcctccacctcctctcttcAGGATACCATGTTAATATCATCCATAGTTTCTAAAAAAAATGACTCATCTTCTTAGTCTGGATCTCAGTTTTAAGTTTTAATCTTAAATAATGAAGTAGTGTTATAATTTTGAATTTGCAGATTTTACCCATGTGGTCTCATGTATTTTTCTCAGATTTATACAAAGTTCACTTGGCAGAGCTGCTTGTGCTTAGTGTTGGTAGTGAACCCAGAGCATTGTATTTCCACCAGGcttaaggttttgtttgtttgtgatcactatttcttttttaactttggtCAGTGTGTCATTATGTTACTTGGGCTGAACTGCTATAGTGTAGGTCATGGCTCCTCaattttcctaatgctgtgacccttttcatATACTTCTTCATGTTTTGGTGACCACCAACCATGTTTTTTTGTACTTCAtaactgttatgaattataatgtaaatatttcatgTTTAAGATATCTCATATGCATTTCCAAGTGATCattcccacaggttgagaacccctggtcTAGGCCTCCTTGGAACTATCAATATCTACTGAGTAGCCATGGCTACAGTTTTGTCAACAAATCAAGctgagaaaatgttttaaaataattcaaacacacacatacacacacacacatacacacacatacacacacaaacacacacacacacacacacacacacacacacacacacacacacacacaaccaagagTTTGGTTTGAGATTTTGCTTAAATACAGCAAAAATAAACATGCAAAGGCTTGtcagacaaaaccaaaaccaaacaaatcaaaagcaaacaaatccaTTCAACACTAAATGATACAAAATAAAGTTTACATAATaacattgagtttgttttgtgtcatCATCATTTTTCAGGTGTATTGACCCTGCTCTGAAGTATGGCTGatatacacagtgagacacatttggagaaaataccaaTCACGCATTAATTGCAAATAGTTTCTGGGTAGTGATGGAAACCCATGTACACTTCCTGTCTCAGTGCAAGGAGTCCATTGGGCTTGCATCCGTGTAGGCATTGCATGTGTTGCCTTCATGTGTGTCAGTCCTGATGTGTATGGAAGACCCTGTTCTCTTGGAATCTCCAATCTCCTctggatcttacaatctttctgcatGGGTATGAAGGGAggctttgatgaagacatcctacTTAGGATGAGTGCTCCAAAGTCTTTCATTCTCAGCACAATGTCCTGTTGCGGGTCAGTGTATTAGTTCAAGTCTACTGTGAGAGAAAGCCTTTCTAAGGAGGACTGGTGAGGTGCTTATACATTGGTATATCAGTATGTCAGTACGAGTTTGTTTATTGCTATGTTCTTTTATGAGAATAAAACTATTAGATTTTCCCTAAGGGCCATGACCCTTCTAATCATATTTTTGACCAGTTTTTGCAGTGTCAATTATTGGTTCTATCTCATGctctgggccttaaatccaatccaAATGTGGTTGGTTCCTCCAATAACCTTTGTGCCACAATAGTGTTGGCAGCACTATTTCTTACACAAAAATCTCTCTTATATGTCACCAAACAAAAAGAGAGGAGTACATGTTGACAAAGAGAGAGATCATCACTAATTCATGGCTTTCAACGATTGGCTCTAATACTCTCTAGAAAAATACTTTCATAGAGCTGTGTCTCTTgtcatttcttatttaaatttcgattgttattcccctttctgttttctgggtcaacatccccgaaacccttttccctccccttctctattggtgtttccctccccatcttcctcccagCATTCTACTTTTGCTTCTTTCTTAATTAAAGTGTGCAGAGATTAAAGATATTCCTCCGACAATGAGCAGCAGTTTCCATCAGACCTATTTTAAAGCCCTTCTCCCTGGATCATCTTAGTGcctgctttaatttctttctttatttcttccttgaccaggttatcgttgagtagagcattgttgagcttccacgtatatgtgggcgttcttcccttattgttattgaagaccagctttcgccgtggtggtctgataggatgcatgggattatttctatctttctggatctgctgagacctgttttatgacctattatatggtcaatttttgagaaagtaccatagtgtggtgagaagaaggtatatcattttgttttaggacaggtcataaaattcttttaaagtatGATTTGCCTTGTCTTCCTGTAGGTCTGACCTGTACTTGATGGTCTTCTTGTACTGACTATCTTAGATCATTGTGAATCCTAGTTGTCTGTTGTGCTGTCACCCACTGCAAGAATGATGACATCTCTACCTGTTGCATGCTGTTTACTATGAGCATTGTGTTGAGGTAATCTGTGTAGCTGTTGGAGTATTGTTAATTgtagccattggagttctgtctATAGAAGTTGGAGTGATGTTATCTAAAGCATATGGGTTTACTACCTCCTGCCTCAGTTGGAATAGTGTCATCTTTGGTAGTTGAGATAGTCTCAGCTGCCACAGCATTTGTGGAAGTATCAGGCTGGAGGTGCTAGGAAGAGTGATGGTGTTGGCATCTATAACTTTGCTGATGGAAGCAGCAGAAGCCATTGTGTTGGTAATCATAATGGAGGAGCAGAAGTTGCTTCCACACTGTTAGAGGGTCCCTTACAGTGCTGCTTCCTTGAGTGGTTAGTAGGAAAGGAGGGAAATAAGAAGAGGAGGGTATCTAATAGAAGAGTCTGAGTGAAGGACAAGAGTTTGTGTTTCCAAGGGCTAGGAAGCAGGTTAGTGGCTTATGGCAAGTCCTTAGAGTTTTCAGAGTTCTCAGAGTCCTTCGGGTTCATTTACTTACCCATAGGTTCTAGAGTTTTATGAGTTGTGATTTAGGTAATTCAACTTTCCCTTCAGAAATGTGAATAATGTTCAGAAGGAGAATACGAACACGGCATAACAAAAGTCAAGTATATTCCAATATATGCCCCatcttattttgattttcttggaATATGCTTCTTCTTAAAATTGAAAGTATATGTGAATGTTTGGTTGTAAGCACAGTAGTCCCTTGGTAACTTTCAGGATCTATTTCTAGAGCATTTGTTGACTCTATGAGTTATACATATTTAAGTACTTCATCTAAAATGATGTATAATTGTCTTTTAACTTTTATTGTTTCTTACACACATTAAGCACACTTTGAATTTGTGATAGCTCACCGATGTTATTAATGCTGTGTAAGGTAGGTGCAATAGATTATTAAAGGTATCATGTCTGGGAAAAGTTTTCAGTTAGCAATAATCACCcctcggataaacctcattggctacgatactACCACTGCACAAAGCCAAATTATAATGTCTGAATAGAAAACGCTGCATACacatgtaatatatttttaagtttttttcatGCAAAATTGTTTGAATCCATTGATGTAAAACACTCATTGGGTCAAATGTAATGATACTATTCTACTCAATAATTTCTAGGATCATGCTGTGTGGAGAAATACTTTTAATATATACATCATGGTCTGTAATTAGTAATTATTTCATGGGTGACACTCAAGGGGGCATCCTAATTTTTTTGTCTGTTCTCATGATTGTACATTACAGTTGTATTTCCCATAATGACCACTGTGCCTTCTGGAACAAGGTTTCTGGAAGGATTACTTTTATACAAATAACACAGTAGGTGGTGCATCGTTACAATGAGGACAACAGGAGATGCTGTGTAATGCTGCTTAGCTCTTTATTGTCATTTTCTATAATGTGTGGGTAAAGGTTGTTTCTCAAGCCTTTAAAGATTATTTCTCCCAAAATTACACAGTGTTTTGATTTATGCTATTCTAAGTGCCTAAAGGAATTTATTATTTGCCACCACCTTCAAAAATATCAGTGGAATTTTGGGTAGTCGCAGTAGTGTTGGAGATTTTGGcatctgtttttgtatttgcttaTTCTGTGGAATGAAGTTGAGTAGGAGGATTGCTTAGAGGTCCAGGATGTGGACCAGTTAGCTGACAATGATATTCAATGGTACCTAGTTGACCAACTGTTATTATAGTTAAAATTCCAGGAAGATCAACAATTCTGCTAGGTGGTTGAATAGTTAAGGGTATACTGGTTGTTTCTTCCATTTGCACACCATTAGGATCAGACTGAAGACAGAAATAATGACGAAGAGTTGAAAGATCTTGTGGTCTTCTAGGATTATGTTGTCTTCTTGGGCCTCTGACACCCTCACCTGACTGTGTGACAAAGACAATAAAGAAATTTCAATTAGGTATTTCACAGAGAATTGTAGCATATACACATTTGGGCAAGGTATAATTTTAGATGGCTTCTAAAAGTCCTCATCTCCAAATATACATGCCAGCCTGAGTTTTCAgccatgtctttttaaaaaattctgtatCACTTGaaacagaagaagttagagatTTCAAGTTACAGGAAAGTGTTTCAACATACAATGAAGGTTCCAAATGCAGATGGCATTTGGTTATGTGAGATCAGATAGCCTCAGGCTCATGACTGCCAAAAGCAGGCATGCTGATCATGGCTCCATTGTACTCTCTAGGTCTTTACCCCGACCTGGATACACTCACTGTCCTTACAGTCTACGAAGTGAAGGAGAGTACATGGTATTTGCTTTCTGATTACAGGGCTTcctacattttctagttccacaatgtttcttaaattttcatattatatttgttttaaaatcaaaaattaaacttgtaagggaaattggttggGATTCAGTTTAACTGAAAAAGAATGATACTGAGTAAACTAGTACAGTGTGCCTAAGGTGATCATGGACCTGGGTTGGGGCAGACTAGTTTGAGATCAGGGAAAATCCACCCACTTATAATATAAAAatctagggggatgttgacccggaaaccgggaacgggaataacattggaaatgtaaataagaaatactcaagttaataaaaaaaaaaagatggggaagaaaaaggaaaaaaggaaaaggaaagaaaaggaacataTATTTGccacatattttatattactctTTGTTTATACAATGGGGGCAATAAAATATGATTGATGCCTTGTAAAACAAAAGATGAAAAAATGTATAAGTACATagtaagaatatattttaagtatatacatataaatatatgtttatatatacttATTTACGTATacttgatatattttatattatatataaagaaaaatgtattatgtatatatttaatatgttatGTAGGGATATTACATAAATCTATATATGTAATGCTTTCCTAAACATTTTTGTATCATCCTTGACAATGACTATTACTACGTgtataaagaaatgcaggaattaaagactttaaatatgaaaaaaagagaatataaaaATCTACACTAACACAGAAGCTTGTTACTTATTGTCAATAcaattttaataaacaaaattgGGGCCACTCAAGGGggcatctcattttatttttgtctgttcaCATGACTGTACATTACAATATTGTGCTGTGATACAGGATGGAATCTTTTGAAGTATGGGATGAATCTACCCTTGTGATGAGGATTGAGCTGCCTTTCAGGTTCCTCTCCTGCCTGTtgagtcacctgagaggaggaTATGTCTATGCCAAGGGTAGACTTTGCTATGACAACAGGCTTCTTACAGTTCTAATTTTTGGTAATTTATTTTGCAGCAAGTAAAacctgttacttttttttaaagtaaaagtcTTCAAAGACACTCAGAGAATGTATTTCCCCTTTTGTTGTGAGCATACAGGTTCTCAGTGAAACCTTAGATGTCATTGAATGGAATGTAAATATGAACAAACTCTTAAGTTGGCTCTTCGTAAATGTCACTGAAATCAATCCCTAATGAAAGTAGTTGTCAGACATATTGGGAAATGTCTCTGTCACTTAAGAACTTACAATTgttctgagttttttttaaacatttatttatttattatgtatacatctctcagttttctgcctgcatgtatgcaactacaggccagaagagcgCAACAGACCTGAtaataggtggttgtgagccaccatgtggttactgggaattgaactcagggcctctagaagagtagacagtgctcttaacctctgagccatctctccagcccctgttctgAGTTTTAAATCTACTTCCAAAACCTGTTTCAGAGTTTGGACTTTTAGAAATATGTTTATTCTAGCATCAGGGAGGTCCAGAATAATCTCATGTACCTATATGGACTGTGTAGTTACAATACAAGATGTTTCAAATATTGGCCAAAGAGAGACAGATTATTTGTTTCTATAATGTAATTGCTCTGGTTGTATCCTCTATCACCTGCATTGTTATATAaaactctgttttctttttttttttgcattagaaAATGACATTCATATATGTGTCCATATCCTAGAGTCATATGATTTGTTGTATGATATTGAGATTCAAACCTTATTCCTCTTCAGTGTTCATTTGCTGTCAGTTATTTAATATTGCATAGATGTCTAGGCAGTGCTTGTCTTGGTCCAGCACTTTTAGAGCACTCAGTGTCTCACTTGCTGTGCTAACACCCAGTTTAGTGATTTTTCCTCAGGTtccatattaaaaataatcacagcagaaaagcaatgaaGGAAATAAATGCCTTAGGAAGTTGGAGTGTTCGTAGAGTTGACAGGTTAAGTATGGTTGCAATGTCAGGGAAGTCTTTGAAATGAGGTGGGAAGACTCTAGAACATAAAGGGCCATGTCAAGAAGAGGGACAGTATGTGTTCTTGTTCCTGTGCTGCTGATCCTAAGTCCAGCTTGTCTCTAGATCATAAGTTGGAGAGAATccccattcattcactcatttgttTAGTTCTTTCCCTAATTTGTCATCTGACACACTGCCTTCTGCAATTCTAAAGTTTAAGCTAACTCTAAAAACGTGTCAGTTAAAGGTCAATATTGTGAGCAGTGGTAGAAGATCCCATAGACTGTTTATGGCCAGACTTTGGCCTTAGGCACTGCCGTGCCTTCCTCTCTAGTTTCTTTGGTCAGCATTCTCCAGTATTTTAGTGGTTTATAACATCCCAAGTTGACAGCGACTTTCTTTCTCTCAGCTTTCTACCTCACCCTGACCCCCCCATATTTACCTGCAGATGGCTCCCCTCTCACTTCACCAAGGGGGTGCAGCAGGTAGGAATAAACTTTGCTTTCTAGGTCAGGGGCCTGTAAAGTCACTTATGAGTGAAGAGACTGACTTCTCCCTTGTTTCCTTGGGGacctgactttttttcttttactctgcaACTGTATGTCACCTCTTTTAACTAGCACACTTCATTTAGAAAATGACCACACCTATGTCCAGCCACCCAACACCATCCCAGAGCTTTGCACCTGCTCCTCAATTCTGTTTTGCCTGCTCTCAGCCTCTCTCAGCTTTTCTGAAATTTATTTGCATCATTATGATGATATTTTAAAATCCTAAACTGATCCTGTTTTCCTCACTCTTAACTAAAGTGCAGAGAGAATAAAGACATTCCTGAGAAAATGAACATCAATTAACATTATTCCTTCTTTAAAGACCTTGCTCCTCAGTATCCTCATGCTGCCTGCTTTTACTCTGACCACATTCTTTCTTTGCATCTCTGTAGGAAAGGTCAGGTATATATGGCCTATTCAAGTCTCATGTCCCCTCTCAGTCCTGATTACTTCTTTTCCCCAATAACCTAATTAACTGTTATTTGCATTATCTATAAACTATATTTTTTCAAGGCACACCTATGTTATTAGTTCATTGACTCATGGAAGACATTACATACAAGGTATTTCATTTTCAATGGTGATCCCTGCTTGCAAGGtcctttaaaattttatagttAATTACCTAGGCTTAATCTCTTGGAAAATAGttcacattatttttatgtctgaTGCAACAAAGAATTTgctgaatatttttgtatttccttttggaCATCCTGATATTGACCTGGATATTATGTAGTAATAAACCTTCTTGGATACATCTGTCATTTTTGTAATGATTTATAATAAtctctgatttttaaattaatatagaCTTTCAAAATGGAAATTCAGTCACATGTTTGGCCTTTCATCAGTAATTTGCAGCTCATATCTGTTAGGATATACagataaataaagttaaaatgtcTGATATAAATTTAGTAAGAGAATATGAAGATTTGTGATAGGGACATTTGATACTCACCTGGAAGCAGCCTATAAGGATCCACAGGCCAAAGATCAAATACAGTGACTTCATCTTTGGTAGCCCCTGACAGGTAACAAAATGGGTGGTtagcattattttttaaaataaaattgcattTTGGGACATGTCCTAACACATATAAGTACTGCAGTGTATCTTAATATAATTTTTGATTCTTATTTTAGACTGAGTATTTGTGGTATAATATAGTTGGCTCATAATATTTGACTCTGAAGTGATAGGGCTAGTTTTCATTTTTGAGTTTTGAACTGAAGGGAAAATGTCACACCTTTTTCCTTTTAGAGTCTGAGCAATAgaggatttaaaaaacaaagctttTGACTTAACATTAATCATTTTCATTAATCATTTTGAGAtggttagtttttatttgttcatttttttagtTTGCAATTGAAGTTATATAGCATCAAGCTTCTGTGGATTTATATTTGAGATGCTTCCTCTTTAACTTGATCATAACAAATTTCTTATTACAAGTAATAGGTAAGGAAGACGTCTTCCTATTAAATGCAGCAAAGGTGAAAGCATGACTTAATACATAGACTCATTTTCACAATACACTGGGCCATTTTTATGTACAACAAATATTCTCAATCCTGCTTTCTATTCTGCAACTGTGTTCCATCAGTAACTAGGACAGAACCAAACACTAATTTAggttcattttcttctcagttGTCTCAAGGGTTGTCGTAAATTTCTCTGGCGAGATGGCCTGACTTCTTCCTTCACAGCACTGTACACAGTGGTTAGTAAACTCCTTTAACCCTgttgatgtttaaaatgtgggagCTGAAAAAAGCAAACCTGGAAAAAATGTTAGGAACAGTGTCTCACTAGGCATTATGAGCAAATGTCACATTTTAGGTTTCCTAAGCTATATtttatatgaagttcaagaatgAGCAAAATTAGATGTAAATGTTTACTTTAGAATAATTCTCTTTCAGAATACATCTGAGAGTAGCTCCTtattaagaatgtgaaagaaccATAGGgtacaggaaggagaaagggtaACTGCAGACATTATGTGGACTCACTGTCCTAAGTGATCAACATGAATACATTTTTGTTGCTTGcataagttttttttctttttctagtctcgagtggttttcttcctttctcaatttctcttgaacacatgtctctctctctctctctctctctctctctctcttttattggatatttttctttctttacatttcaaatgttattccccttcccatctgTAAGGCCCCTATCCGCCCCCCTACCCCATAAGTGTGTTCCCCCCATCCTTCCCCCTTTACCACCCaccccagacattcccctgcactaggggtccaatcttggcaggacaaGATTggttcccttccactggtgctcaacaaggctattctctgctacatatgcaattggagcccagggctagtccatgtatagtctttgggtagtggtttggttcctggaagctctggttcattgtcattgttgttcttatggggttggaagccccttcagctctttcaatcctttctctaattcccccaaatggggtcctgttcttaggtcagtggtttcctgctagcattcgcctctgcatttgacatgtgctggttgtgtccctcaggagatatctatatccggttcctgttgtcatgcacttcttagcttcatcaatcttatctacttttggtggctgtaatATGGTGATATATTTTATGGATCACAGTTTCATGTAGGTACTTATTCTCAGAGTGATAAAACAGGAGTATCTTATAAGCAGCCCACTAAAATGCTCCCTCTGAATGATGGGCAACTTTTAACACGAAGTGAAAGGGCTTCATAGTCCCAGGTACCTACCTTGGAAAAACTTCTAAGCAGGGAAATGTGCTGGTCAGAAGCTCTCTGGTCAGTTAATTTTGAGTGGTGGAATATGGAGGACCAGACGTCTCAGCTCTTATATATGTTGTAGGACAATTTCATTGGCAATAAAGAGACAGTTGGAAGATAAATCAACTTCAGATAATGCTTCACAGACAGGAAGCTTCCTTGCCAAGTTGGCAGTCTGTTCCTGCAGTTTTATCATTTCTGAATATCCTCACTCACTCTTGTTTGAAGCTTCCTTGGGAAGCAGTACAGTGAGTCAAAATGTGATGTCGTTTCAGATAAATTCAGGGGGACAGTAGGGACATATTCTTCAAGGGAAAAAAGAGATGAATTGTTCATTGTGATTATTTTATATGACCACTT
This is a stretch of genomic DNA from Rattus norvegicus strain BN/NHsdMcwi chromosome 14, GRCr8, whole genome shotgun sequence. It encodes these proteins:
- the Vcsa2 gene encoding variable coding sequence A2 precursor (The RefSeq protein has 2 substitutions compared to this genomic sequence), coding for MKSLYLIFGLWILIGCFQSGEGVRGPRRQHNPRRPQDLSTLRRYFCLQSDPNGVQMEETTSIPLTIQPPSRIIDLPGILTIITVGQLGTIEYHCQLTGPHPGPLSNPPTQLHSTE